The Fusarium falciforme chromosome 10, complete sequence DNA segment TTTCTCTCCCGGAAACGACCTGTATCAAGCCCCAGTTCTGGCAGATACTTCTGGATACAAGGTCGACATCGACGGGGACAGCGACAGACTACAACTTCTGACGCCTTTTCAACCGTGGCAAGATGGAAATGCACAGGATATGCAAGTCCTCATCAAAGTCGCCGGAAAATGCACGACGGATCATATATCGCCAGCAGGGCCGTGGTACAAATATCGAGGCCACCTTGAAAACATTAGCAACAATATGCTGCTTGGGGCTACCAATAGTTTTCTCGCTAATGCGTCGTCCCTCAGCATGattggcaaggccaagaatcCAGCAAACGGCCAAATTCAACCCGTGCCCCAAGTTGCGAGGGATTTGAAGCAGGCCGGCATCAGGTGGTGCATCATTGGCGACAACAACTATGGAGAGGGCAGTTCGCGAGAACATGCCGCATTGGAGCCTCGACATCTAGGTGGTGTTGCTGTCATTGCCAAGAGCTTTGCTCGAATTCACGAGACGAATCTCAAGAAGCAGGGCATGTTTCCTTTGACTTTTGCGGATACGAAAGACTACGACAGGGTTTCCGAAGGTGATGTTATTAGTCTGCtggatgtggatgggagTCATCTTCAACCTGGCAAGCAGGTCACAATGGAGGTCAGAAGGAAAGATGGTACTCGATGGACTACGCAACTCAACCACTCTTATCATGCCCATCAGATAGAATGGCTAAGGGCTGGAAGTGCATTGAACTATATTAAACGGTCGACTCTTGCAGATGAGATATAGTTTGATGGAAAGGGCTGGAAGATTTTTGGCGTGAATTGTATTAATATCTACCGATAGGCATGAGCTCAGCAGAATATCATGGAGCCTTGAACATGCGTTACCTAAAAAGTTGACTCGGGCTACGGAGGTAGGGTTTCGAGAATGTCTAATCCCTCAGCACGTCTACTATGTCAAGCGCTCAGGTACTTGGCTCTAATCGTTACGAATGAAGTTTGAACATGTTTATCTAATGACTGGATAGGAGAAAGCAAATGATGTAACGAAAAAAGAGTAAACGAATGAACAAGCAAAAATGTGGTTTGTTGAATAACCTGAAGCTACCTGCTTGAGGGTGTTGAGACCTCGACACAAACGCGATACTCTTTCAAGAGACCCAGCAGAACAAGAAATAGACACATCGAGCAAGGgaaatagaaaaaaaagtaatcCTCTGGATTTTGCCACCTCACCGTAGCGAAATCACTTCACACCTTCAAAGCCATGTACCAAAGATCCGAATGTAAAGCATCTTTACCAACTGAACCTCGATGGCGTAAGCCAGAAGCTCAGCCGCAAGGAACCCGACAAAAGACGGCGCTGGCTGTGCAAAGCTAAAGGCAGGCCGGAATGCTGGAACCCAGGGCAGGATAAAGCCgatggtcatgatggatgcAGTCGAGAAGACGAGGATCGGGGCAGCGCGGCTCTGGACAAATGGGATCTTTGCCGTACGGAGGAGGTGCACGATGAGAGTCTGGGTGAGGAGGCTTTCAGCCGATTGTTAGTCAAGAAGCCCCGCCAAAAAAGACTATTTGCTTACCCCTGTAGAAACCAGTGTGTCTGGAACAGCTTAACAGCTTGCTTGTCGTCGGTGGACTTGACGCCGTAGTAAAACCAGCCTAGAAGGTACGTGCAAATGTCGATGACAGAGCTGGTTGGGCCGAGAACGACGACAAATCTGAAAATGTCTAGGCGTTCATTGTCAGTTGAGATCAAACGTTTCTCGGGTAGAAGGAATTACCTATGGCgttccatcttcttggctcTCGCAGATACTCATCATCAACCCTGTCCCAAGGAATGGCGATCTGGCTAATATCGTACAGGAGATTCTGAGCGAGAAGCTGGATGCTCATCATCTGCCCCCAAGGTTAGCATCTGCGTCCCTAGTATGACATCAAGAACTACTCACCGGTGTAAAGGGTAGCCAGGCACTCGCCGCCACGATGCTGAAGACGTTGCCAAAATTGGAGGATGCGACCATCTTGGAGAGCTAATGTTAGCTTTGGGGGTAGACACAGGTTGAAATCAGAGGGAGCAGCTCACCTTGAGGTACTTGATCGTATTGCCATGTGTAATTCGCCCTAGGGTGACACTTTGGACTACAATCGAGAGCCCCTTCTCAGTCAAGATCAAGTCGGCACAGTCCTTGGCCACGCCGGCTCCCGAGTCGACCGAGATGCCAACGTCGGCATCTCGAAGGGCGATGCAGTCGTTGATACCATCACCAAGCATGCCCACGCAATGACCTGCTTTCTGGAGGCTGGTCACAATCATGCTCTTCTGCTTGGGTGTCACCTTGGCAAATACGGTGCACCTCTGCACGGCAAGGTCGAACTCGTCGGACCCTTCCAGAGCCGCGAGATCAGGTCCAGTGATGGCCTCTGCATCCTCCTCTATGGTGTCTCCACGCTGGATCAGTTCGAGAGAGCTGCAAACGTTGAGAGCTACAGGTAGAGAGTTGCCTGTGAGGACCTTGACACGGACTCCCAGCTCCGTCAGCCTGGCGACAGCGTCCTTTGCGTCGTCTTTAGGTGGATCGACAAAGCTGATCATACCTTCCACAGTCATGCCTATCTCGAGTGTGCCGAGCTCAAGATCGTCGACCGGCTGAGGCTTACCAAGATTTCTAGTTGCCACTAGAATCACCCGGTGCCCCTGTTTGTTCATGCGCATGGCCCGCTGGCTGAGTTGCCGTCGTACTTCATGATCGAGGTGTTCACTCTTCCCGCGAAATCGCATGGAAGAGCACAGAGAGAGGACCTCATCGAATGCACCCTTGATAATGAGGAGATTGCTCCCGGTAATGCCACGGACGATGCATCCTGATCGACGACGCTCAAAGTCAAACGGGACGGCTTGGACTTTGTCGTAATGGGCCACGGGGATCTCGCCTCCGTCTGGCTGTTGACAGTTGAGAATGGCCCTGTCCATGTTATTGCCGCTGTCTCCTTGGATTGAAGAGTCCACTTTAGCAAGCTCAATGACGTCCAGGCTGCCTTCTCCCATAACGTCTGTGTACTGATGCACTGAGATCTCGTCCCTGGTCAAAGTTCCTGTCTGTTCAACCGTCAGTGCCTGTTGCAAAATGGTGGTTGTCAAAAACAAACAACCATCTTCATACCTTGTCACTACATAGAACCGTCATAGCCCCAAGATTCTGGACGCAGTCGAGGCGCTTTACAATCGCCCGTTTCTTAGACAGCTGGTGGGCGCCCCGGGCGAGATTCGCATTGACGATAGCAGGCAGCATTTCTGGGACAAGGCCGACGGCGACGCTGATACTAAAGAGTGCAGCATTTGCCCAATCACCCGTACTCTTGCCCGAAATGCACAAGACCTGGATATTCCGGTCAGCGGAACTGGGTTGATTACCTCTATAAGGTGCCTGGGTAGGAGATACTTACAACAGGGACCATAACCACCATGAACCCAATGAGCATCCACGTAACATTGCGGATTCCTTTTTTGAATGAATTAGGCTGCCGCTTCTTTTCGATCTCTTTGGCCATGGTTGCTATCAGTACGTCTATAAAAGTCAGTCAAGTCTTACACGCATGAATGAAACGTTGATTCTTCCACCTACCATCGCCCGTTCGAAGCACAAGTCCTGCTCCATGACCAGGCACGATGCTAGTGCCCATAAAGGCCAGATTACCAAGATCGAAAAGAGAAAACTCGTCTTTCAAGTCATTGGAACCTGTGACCTTGAGCACGGGCTCACTTTCGCCCGTCCAGGTAGACTGGCTGATTCGCAGAAAGGAAGATTCCAGGATGAGGCAGTCGGCGGGAACCACGGCACCTGGCACGAGGATGACCACATCTCCAGGAACAAGATCACCGCCGGCGACAGCTATCTCATTTGATGAGTGTCGTTGTTTATTGGTCGAGGTCGAGTTGCATGAGGGTCGACGGACCCTGAACTTGCTCGTGATGGATGACTGAAGTCGAAAGACGGCCATGCCGCTCTGGTATTCCTGCCAGAACCGCACGACGCACGAGATCAAGACCATAATCATGAGAACGGCGAAGCCTTTCTATTTCGGTGTGTTAGTCAGGTAATCATCTTGTCCAGACAATGCACTCACCCAGTTTGGAGGTGGCATTGCAGCATTGATGATAGCCAGGAAGACCAGCAAAATGTTAAACGGGTTTGGGATGATCGACAGAAAAAGCATGAAGCATGACGGAGGTCTTTGAGAGGATACAGCATTGCGGCCGTGGATGCGTCGCCGGGCGAGCGCCTCAGTGTCCGAGATGCCATGTTCGCCAGAGGTGAGATGATCAAAGACCAACTCTACTGGCATGGAGGCGAAAGCTCGGAGTATTCCTTCTTGTGTGTCATCCTGAGCTGATTCCGGGCTTGTCTGCCAGGACCGCAATTGCA contains these protein-coding regions:
- a CDS encoding Magnesium-transporting ATPase, P-type 1; its protein translation is MIPLVDSHNHPSFLVSLAIANLEASRKLRKAVLAEGAARLRDPILSRVTSQNMNRPTHEQRIAETMIHRRIKTWPIWLRQLVWASSRSKLQLRSWQTSPESAQDDTQEGILRAFASMPVELVFDHLTSGEHGISDTEALARRRIHGRNAVSSQRPPSCFMLFLSIIPNPFNILLVFLAIINAAMPPPNWKGFAVLMIMVLISCVVRFWQEYQSGMAVFRLQSSITSKFRVRRPSCNSTSTNKQRHSSNEIAVAGGDLVPGDVVILVPGAVVPADCLILESSFLRISQSTWTGESEPVLKVTGSNDLKDEFSLFDLGNLAFMGTSIVPGHGAGLVLRTGDDVLIATMAKEIEKKRQPNSFKKGIRNVTWMLIGFMVVMVPVVLCISGKSTGDWANAALFSISVAVGLVPEMLPAIVNANLARGAHQLSKKRAIVKRLDCVQNLGAMTVLCSDKTGTLTRDEISVHQYTDVMGEGSLDVIELAKVDSSIQGDSGNNMDRAILNCQQPDGGEIPVAHYDKVQAVPFDFERRRSGCIVRGITGSNLLIIKGAFDEVLSLCSSMRFRGKSEHLDHEVRRQLSQRAMRMNKQGHRVILVATRNLGKPQPVDDLELGTLEIGMTVEGMISFVDPPKDDAKDAVARLTELGVRVKVLTGNSLPVALNVCSSLELIQRGDTIEEDAEAITGPDLAALEGSDEFDLAVQRCTVFAKVTPKQKSMIVTSLQKAGHCVGMLGDGINDCIALRDADVGISVDSGAGVAKDCADLILTEKGLSIVVQSVTLGRITHGNTIKYLKMVASSNFGNVFSIVAASAWLPFTPMMSIQLLAQNLLYDISQIAIPWDRVDDEYLREPRRWNAIDIFRFVVVLGPTSSVIDICTYLLGWFYYGVKSTDDKQAVKLFQTHWFLQGLLTQTLIVHLLRTAKIPFVQSRAAPILVFSTASIMTIGFILPWVPAFRPAFSFAQPAPSFVGFLAAELLAYAIEVQLVKMLYIRIFGTWL